Proteins from one Mixophyes fleayi isolate aMixFle1 chromosome 9, aMixFle1.hap1, whole genome shotgun sequence genomic window:
- the SLC2A8 gene encoding solute carrier family 2, facilitated glucose transporter member 8, with amino-acid sequence MDSDVFEPLLDPSRSQDTESQHHRYLSKVQNRNLYLVTFAAVLGPLSFGFVLGYSSPAISNLKNADDPRLVLDKETASWFGSIVTIGAAVGGIFGGWIVDRIGRKLSLMLCAVPFVLGFMLIISAQSIWMLLCGRVLTGLASGVTSLVVPVYISETSHSRVRGTLGSCVQLMVVIGIVGAYISGMFLDWRWLAVFCSIPPFLMVMFMSFMPESPRYLINQDRRAEAMAALRFLRGPNVDHEWEYRQIESSGSEEESSLRLADFQNPSIYKPFVIGILLMFFQQATGINAIMFYADTIFEEANFKNSSLASVIVGLVQVVFTAVAALIMDKAGRKILLIISGTIMTVSAALFGVYFKITEVHVNNSSVPLTLGSAAETADHLAWLALLSMGLFITGFAIGWGPIPWLIMSEIFPLRARGVASGMCVVTNWGCAFLVTKIFHDLMDFLTSYGTFWLFAGFCGLNVLFTILCVPETKGKTLEQIESYFQRGQGRGRSAPVSNTIQ; translated from the exons ATGGATTCGGATGTTTTCGAGCCTCTTCTGGATCCCTCCAGATCTCAGGACACTGAGAGTCAGCACCACAGATATCTGAG CAAAGTTCAGAACAGGAACCTCTACTTGGTGACATTTGCTGCAGTTTTGGGACCCCTGAGTTTCGGCTTCGTCCTGGGGTACAGCTCTCCGGCCATCTCGAATCTAAAGAACGCGGATGACCCTCGTCTAGTGTTGGATAAGGAGACGGCGTCATGGTTCGGG TCTATAGTAACGATCGGAGCCGCCGTTGGAGGGATATTTGGCGGTTGGATAGTCGATCGAATCGGCCGGAAGCTCAGTCTCATGCTGTGTGCTGTTCCGTTTGTCCTTGGGTTCATGCTAATCATATCTGCGCAGAGTATTTGGATGTTACTCTGCGGACGTGTCTTGACCGGTCTGGCTAGCGGAGTCACCTCGCTGGTTGTCCCT GTGTATATTTCTGAGACGTCTCACTCGAGAGTACGAGGAACCCTGGGGTCCTGCGTCCAGTTAATGGTGGTCATTGGTATTGTTGGAGCTTACATCTCAG GGATGTTCCTGGACTGGCGCTGGTTAGCCGTCTTCTGCTCCATCCCACCGTTCCTCATGGTTATGTTTATGTCCTTCATGCCCGAGAGCCCCCGATATCTCATCAACCAGGACAGGCGGGCCGAGGCCATGGCTGCTCTCCGATTCCTCCGGGGTCCAAACGTGGACCATGAATGGGAATATCGGCAGATTGAGTCTAGTGGGAGTGAGGAG GAGAGCAGCCTGAGGTTAGCAGACTTCCAGAATCCGTCCATTTACAAACCATTCGTCATTGGGATCCTCCTCATGTTCTTCCAGCAGGCCACCGGTATCAACGCCATCATGTTTTATGCAGACACCATCTTCGAAGAAGCCAATTTCAAG AACAGCAGCTTAGCGTCCGTCATCGTGGGGCTGGTCCAGGTAGTTTTCACCGCCGTTGCGGCGTTAATCATGGATAAAGCCGGGAGGAAGATTTTGCTAATTATTTCAG GAACCATCATGACGGTCAGCGCGGCACTGTTTGGGGTGTATTTTAAAATCACGGAAGTGCATGTAAACAACTCCTCCGTCCCCCTGACCTTGGGCAGCGCGGCAGAGACTGCGGATCACCTGGCGTGGTTGGCGTTGCTCAGCATGGGTCTGTTTATCACGG GTTTCGCTATCGGCTGGGGCCCTATTCCCTGGCTGATCATGTCCGAAATCTTCCCGCTGCGCGCAAGGGGCGTGGCCAGCGGAATGTGTGTCGTCACCAACTGGGGCTGCGCCTTCCTGGTGACAAAGATTTTTCACGACCTGATG GATTTTCTGACCTCCTATGGCACGTTCTGGTTATTTGCTGGTTTCTGTGGCCTCAACGTTCTCTTCACCATTTTATGTGTCCCAGAGACAAAAGGGAAAACCCTGGAGCAGATTGAATCTTATTTCCAGCGAGGACAAGGCAGAGGGAGGTCGGCTCCTGTCTCCAATACAATCCAGTGA